In Planococcus shixiaomingii, the DNA window ATCTGTCAAAAATTCGAGCTGGGCCATCGTCAACCCGTCATCTCCTACAACAAAAAGCAAGGCTTCAATTTTATTCGAAAGATTCGTCTTCATATTTCCACGTTTCCTTTCTTAGTTCCACCATTAAATCAGTGAAATTCTTTTCCTGTTCTACGGCTATAACCTGCCGTTTCATCAGTTCAAGCACTGACAAAAATGAAACCACTAAAACCGATTTATCATCCGAAGGAAATAAATTCGTAAAAGAAGTTTTGCCCTTTGCGGTTTTTAAACGGCTGACGATTGTTGTCATTTGGTCCTTGATTGAAATTTCCTGCCGGGCGATTCGGGCTGAAAGTGGTGCCTTCAATTGCTTGCGGCGCAGCATTTTTTGAAAAGCGGCTAGCATATCGAACGTATTCACTTCCAAATCGACATTTTCCACCGGTACGGCAAGCTGGAATTCGGACAAATCTTTCGGTGTTTTTGTGTAAAGAATTGAACGGTTTTTTTCCAGCTCTTTCATTTGCAAGGACGCTTCTTTGAATTTCCGGTACTCCACCAGCCGGGAGACCAATTCTTCACGCGGGTCTTGATCTTCAAATTCATATTCGATATCCTCAAGTTCCCCTTCATGCACAGGAAGCAGCATTTTGCTCTTGATCGCGAGCAATGTCGCCGCCATCACCAAGTATTCACTCGCTTCATTTAACTCAAGCACTTGCAGAGCGCGAATATGTTCCATATACTGTGTAGTGATCTGTGAAACCGGGATATCGTAAATATCAATTTCCAAACGGTGTATTAAATGCAATAATAAATCAAGAGGGCCTTCAAAGGCCTCGACTTTTACTTCATAGGACATGCTTGACCACCTGACTGTTAAAGATACTTATATTATTATAGTAGAAAGGGGATTAAAATGCACCCACTCCACCACCCGCTCTTTATCCAATTTATTATAAACTTCAATAGCGAACGCGATTATTTTGAGTGCCACGAAGTTGGTGAAGAGTATTGGAAATCTCTTGCACCTAAAGATAAAACCCATCCCCTGACTGGATGGATCCAACTGGCCGTCGGCATGTACCATTGGAGAAGAAGTAATTACCCGGGAGCATTGCGGTCGTTCATCCGGGCAAAAGCAAAACTGGCAGACGCCGGCATTT includes these proteins:
- a CDS encoding segregation/condensation protein A; protein product: MSYEVKVEAFEGPLDLLLHLIHRLEIDIYDIPVSQITTQYMEHIRALQVLELNEASEYLVMAATLLAIKSKMLLPVHEGELEDIEYEFEDQDPREELVSRLVEYRKFKEASLQMKELEKNRSILYTKTPKDLSEFQLAVPVENVDLEVNTFDMLAAFQKMLRRKQLKAPLSARIARQEISIKDQMTTIVSRLKTAKGKTSFTNLFPSDDKSVLVVSFLSVLELMKRQVIAVEQEKNFTDLMVELRKETWKYEDESFE